TTCAACAAATTTATAGCGGGACATAATTTTCTGAACTTCTTTGAGTGGCGATAGGTCTACTGTAAAAGTTTGCTTTGTTGCTTTTGTTCCTTTAAAAGAAATAATCTCAGCTTTATTGCCAGTGGACTTAAATACAAGCTCTGGTTTCTCAGCTAGAAAAGAATAACGCGATACCTTTTCTCCTCCTTCAACGGACTCGAGCAAGAATGAATAGCGAGAATCTTTCGCAATCTTTAAATAAGCAGATGCCGGAGTTTCTAAATCGCCTAGAATCTCTTGATAAACGGGTATTAAATTTCCTTTTTTTGTAAGCTTAACAAACTCTTTTTCTGACGGATAAAACATGACTAGTTAATCTTTCTGTAAAAACAACTCGTTTTTCCTGTGTGGCATGCGCCGCCAATTTGGCGAACAGTAACTAAAAGCGTGTCACAGTCACAATCGTAATAAATTCCTTTAACAAATTGAAAATGACCAGATGTCATGCCTTTCGTCCAATATTCTTTGCGTGATCTTGACCAGAAACAAGTTTTTTTGTCTTTAATAGTTTTTTTTAATGATTCTATGTTCATGTATGCAAGCATAAGAACATCTTTTGTTTTGTAGTCTTGAACAATAGTTGGAATAAGGCCATCGTTATTGAATTTTAGTTTTTTTAATGTTTGTGGTGTAATTTTTATTTTTTCTGGGATCATGATCGTACCTCGATTGATTTTGTGTTTAAATATTTTTTTACTTCTGGAATTGGAATTTCGCCATAGTGAAATATCGATGCTGCCAAAGCGGCATCAGCTGTTGTTTTAGTAAAAACATCATAAAAATGTTCTAATTTTCCAGCACCACCGGAAGCAATGACAGGAATGTTAACAGCATTGCAAATTGCTTTTGTCAATCCTAAGTCATAACCGTTTTTTGTTCCATCGCAATCCATGCTGGTTAGAAGGATTTCTCCGGCACCAAGGTTTTCTGCCTGTTTAGCCCATTGAATGGCATCTTTTCCTGTCGGCGTTCGCCCTCCGTGAGTATAGATTTCCCAGCTGTCTTTGTTCTTTTTGGCATCAATGGCAACGACAATGCATTGGCTGCCAAATTTCTCTGATGATATTTTGATAAGATTTGGATTTTCAACAGCTGATGTATTCATTGACACTTTGTCAGCGCCGGCGTTTAGCAAGTCTCGAATATCATCAATAGAATTAATGCCTCCGCCAACTGTTAGTGGCATAAAAACTTGCTCGGCTGTATTTCGAACGACATCAAGAAAAATAGGGCGCTTTTCATGACTTGCCGTAATGTCTAGAAATACAATTTCGTCAGCTTGTGTTTGATCGTATGTTTTGGCGCATTC
This sequence is a window from Candidatus Omnitrophota bacterium. Protein-coding genes within it:
- the hisI gene encoding phosphoribosyl-AMP cyclohydrolase; this encodes MIPEKIKITPQTLKKLKFNNDGLIPTIVQDYKTKDVLMLAYMNIESLKKTIKDKKTCFWSRSRKEYWTKGMTSGHFQFVKGIYYDCDCDTLLVTVRQIGGACHTGKTSCFYRKIN
- the hisF gene encoding imidazole glycerol phosphate synthase subunit HisF, yielding MLTKRIIPCLDVKDGRVVKGINFIELRDAGDPVECAKTYDQTQADEIVFLDITASHEKRPIFLDVVRNTAEQVFMPLTVGGGINSIDDIRDLLNAGADKVSMNTSAVENPNLIKISSEKFGSQCIVVAIDAKKNKDSWEIYTHGGRTPTGKDAIQWAKQAENLGAGEILLTSMDCDGTKNGYDLGLTKAICNAVNIPVIASGGAGKLEHFYDVFTKTTADAALAASIFHYGEIPIPEVKKYLNTKSIEVRS